A DNA window from candidate division KSB1 bacterium contains the following coding sequences:
- a CDS encoding helix-turn-helix transcriptional regulator: MQYIINVGKKLKTIRHEKDLTLRELSQQSNVSHTQISEIERGLTSPTIKTLLKLMSALRQDVSFFFVDKKSR, encoded by the coding sequence ATGCAATACATAATCAATGTCGGCAAAAAGTTAAAAACTATCCGGCATGAAAAAGATCTTACATTAAGAGAGTTGTCTCAACAATCCAACGTATCACATACACAAATATCTGAAATTGAACGTGGATTAACTTCTCCTACAATTAAAACATTGCTGAAACTCATGTCAGCATTACGGCAAGATGTAAGCTTCTTTTTTGTTGATAAAAAAAGCCGCTAA